The Faecalibacterium prausnitzii genome includes a window with the following:
- a CDS encoding MATE family efflux transporter, with translation MERTITKEKIRFGGREPLFTQKELLLLTGPLLVEQLLEVTVGMADTMMVSRCGEAAISGVSLVDMINNLIIVLFAALATGGAVVVSQYLGAREQKHADASAGQLILLSGLFGAAVGVVCFVMARPMIRLFYGSIEADVLDAGVRYLKVIALSYPFLALYNGGAALFRSMGNSKISMQISLLMNVINIVGNAVCIFGLKMGVEGVAWPSVLSRVVAAALILRKCYHKETGNVLSVPKTLRLDAGLSRRILGIGIPSAFENSLFEAGRILVVSMISTFGTVQIAANAVANNLDGMGVIPGKAISLAMITVVGRCIGAGDHEQAIYYTRKLLLWAYLTMSLSNGAILLFVKPLVGIYALSGATMELAVLLVQIHAGCALFLWPTSFVLPNALRAANDVKFTMVVSILSMAFWRLGFSYLICVRMGLGAVGVWIAMVVDWVCRVTCFAARFHSGAWKTKYQA, from the coding sequence ATGGAACGAACGATCACCAAAGAAAAAATCCGGTTCGGCGGGCGGGAGCCGCTGTTCACCCAGAAAGAGCTGCTGCTTCTGACCGGCCCGCTGCTGGTGGAGCAGCTGCTGGAAGTGACGGTGGGCATGGCGGATACGATGATGGTCTCCCGCTGCGGCGAAGCGGCCATCTCCGGCGTCAGCCTGGTGGATATGATCAACAACCTCATCATCGTGCTGTTTGCGGCGCTGGCCACGGGCGGTGCGGTGGTGGTCAGCCAGTATCTGGGGGCCAGAGAGCAGAAGCATGCGGATGCCAGCGCCGGTCAGCTCATCCTGCTCAGCGGCCTGTTCGGCGCGGCGGTGGGCGTCGTCTGCTTTGTGATGGCCCGGCCCATGATCCGCCTGTTTTACGGCTCGATCGAAGCCGATGTGCTGGACGCCGGTGTGCGCTACCTGAAGGTCATTGCCCTGAGCTATCCGTTCCTGGCGCTGTACAATGGCGGGGCCGCCCTGTTCCGGAGCATGGGCAACTCCAAGATCTCAATGCAGATCAGCCTGTTGATGAACGTTATCAACATCGTGGGCAACGCCGTCTGCATCTTCGGTCTGAAAATGGGCGTTGAGGGTGTTGCGTGGCCCAGCGTCCTCTCCCGCGTGGTGGCAGCGGCTCTGATCCTGCGCAAGTGCTATCATAAGGAGACCGGCAATGTGCTGAGCGTTCCCAAAACGCTGCGGCTGGATGCCGGGCTGTCCCGGCGTATCCTGGGCATCGGCATCCCGTCTGCCTTTGAGAATAGTTTATTCGAGGCAGGCCGCATCCTTGTGGTCAGCATGATCTCGACGTTTGGCACGGTGCAGATCGCCGCCAACGCTGTGGCCAACAACCTTGACGGCATGGGCGTCATCCCCGGCAAGGCGATCAGCCTGGCCATGATCACGGTCGTGGGCCGGTGCATCGGCGCGGGGGATCACGAACAGGCCATCTATTACACCCGCAAGCTGCTGCTCTGGGCGTACCTTACCATGAGCCTTTCCAATGGCGCGATCCTGCTGTTCGTGAAGCCGCTGGTGGGCATCTATGCACTTTCCGGCGCGACCATGGAACTGGCCGTTCTGCTGGTGCAGATCCATGCGGGCTGCGCCTTGTTCCTGTGGCCGACTTCCTTCGTGCTGCCCAACGCGCTGCGCGCTGCCAACGACGTGAAGTTCACAATGGTGGTATCCATCCTCAGCATGGCGTTCTGGCGGCTGGGCTTCAGCTACCTCATCTGTGTCCGGATGGG